A segment of the Romboutsia sp. 13368 genome:
AACTTCTGGTTTAAACATATCTCCTAATGTTAATCTATCTCCTGTTAATAAATTATAATTATAAGTATCTAAATATGTCATACCATGAGCACCACCGGTAAATTCATATTTTGTCATTACTATACTTATAATATTATTTCTATCATAGGTTACATCATTATTTATATAAACTTCATATCGATATTTGACATAATCATAACTTGATTTTGATAATTTTTCTGTATATAGTTTTTTATATAACATAGCTTGTTTTTTTACATTATTTTTAAACATCATAATATCTTCACATATTTCATTATTTATATTAATAATTATCTGTTTATCATAAATATCATCATATACAGATTC
Coding sequences within it:
- a CDS encoding DUF3298 and DUF4163 domain-containing protein, which encodes MESQINHSYVSQVNICKNIDFFKYNITYPVLKLYDESVYDDIYDKQIIININNEICEDIMMFKNNVKKQAMLYKKLYTEKLSKSSYDYVKYRYEVYINNDVTYDRNNIISIVMTKYEFTGGAHGMTYLDTYNYNLLTGDRLTLGDMFKPEVDYKEVVNKFIIEEINNNPEIYFKGDEGFKGIRENQDFYIDEDGVVIYFGLYEITPYYVGIPKFKLKFDEFNKYFMYS